Proteins found in one Streptomyces pactum genomic segment:
- a CDS encoding RrF2 family transcriptional regulator codes for MRISARADYAVRAALRLAASQDEGPLKAEAIAESQGIPHKFLEGILNDMRRGGLVLSQRGGNGGYWLARPADAISVADVIRVVDGPLVSVRGVRPPELSYTGPARSLLPLWIAVRANVRQILEGVTLADVASAELPPQVSALAENPEAWTNP; via the coding sequence ATGCGGATTTCAGCCAGGGCCGACTACGCGGTGCGCGCCGCACTGCGACTCGCCGCGTCCCAGGACGAGGGGCCGCTGAAGGCGGAGGCCATCGCCGAGTCCCAGGGCATTCCGCACAAGTTCCTGGAAGGCATCCTCAACGACATGCGCCGCGGTGGGCTGGTGCTCAGCCAGCGGGGCGGCAACGGCGGGTACTGGCTGGCCAGGCCCGCGGACGCGATCAGCGTGGCCGATGTCATCCGGGTGGTGGACGGGCCGCTGGTCTCGGTCCGCGGGGTGCGCCCGCCGGAGCTGTCCTACACCGGTCCGGCCCGGTCGCTGCTGCCGCTGTGGATCGCCGTGCGGGCCAACGTCCGGCAGATCCTGGAGGGGGTGACGCTGGCGGACGTGGCGTCGGCGGAGCTGCCGCCGCAGGTCTCGGCGCTGGCCGAGAACCCGGAGGCGTGGACGAACCCCTGA